The proteins below come from a single Cottoperca gobio chromosome 11, fCotGob3.1, whole genome shotgun sequence genomic window:
- the LOC115015807 gene encoding adhesion G protein-coupled receptor B1-like isoform X2, translating to MAWSALTGPCVALVLLLFGLISCTPSGPASPTCATLEQSRFFGVFSSTSTLHSTPCSWTLQNPDPRRYNVYMKITKPTDSCVPRQIKTFQFDSFIETSRTYLGMESFDEVVKLCDASTTVTYLESSKQFLQIRKVASRNGVEMLEEQNDVSEFKAEFLVVGKRNPSMPACQMLCQWLEKCLSSSTHDYPCGIMNTPCQCWEAPKRKPGSCYRGGVYVEKCLPVPRDSARDAEIIKSWAGWGRWSVCSQECDSGVQVRSRACQPEEDVCQGIVEEGRACNPQPCIGKERNRSQGLRAIVGLKRDNADDSNHGVVATQTVDAKTDEWSPWSTCSITCGEGWQSRTRVCATSSFTTQCTGPLRENRPCNNTAVCPVNGAWDEWTPWSLCSSTCGRGYRDRTRTCKQPQNGGEPCRGPTRQTKFCNIAVCPVDGSWNEWSGWSSCTASCSNGTMQKIRECNGPSYGGSECHGSWKESVNCFLKDCPVDGRWHAWSSWGSCSKTCGGSVQQRQRVCEGPFFGGEPCPGEKGEQKRCNEKRCPEPHEICPEQNAGDVVWKKTPAGDMAAVACPADASGLILRRCTLDAVGLASWESPSHIKCVSKNYENIQMLSRDYNSKAQIGQSVDGITEVISRLRFSSDEGAKYSGDLMAVMEVLQNTTELYKGTRLRLSNADVENYVQTISNLLKEEHRDKWEEAQLMGANIKAFLHLVEDSVNMIGMQMSGFQDIYEVTENLVMSIHKRPTSTAANFTFPVKGWRGMLDWVRTSEEKISVSRDALSIEQTDGNDAFVTGIVLYRNLASILSFQSNTTLLNSKVVTVIVKPTPNILSTPVEIEFSHLHNGTMNETCLSWDESETSSLLGSWSTRSCRAVPVHSFRTKCVCDSVSTFAILAHVNFDSIMDKALLPSVTLIVGCGVSSLTLLLLIIIYVSVWKYIRSERSVILINFCLSIICSNALILIGQTQARNKVVCTLVAALLHFFFLSSFCWVLTEAWQSYMAVTGRLRNRIIRKRFLCLGWGLPALVVAVSVGFTKAKGYGTVNYCWLSLEGGLLYSFVGPAAAVVLVNMVIGILVFNKLVSKDGITDVKLKERAGASLWSSCVVLPLLALTWMSAVLAITDRRSALFQILFAVFDSLEGFIIVMVHCILRREVQEAVKCRVVDRKDDGNGDSGSSLHNGHTQLMQSDNEKDGDSNRQGMMSSSEEKMPPPQLPLPMGSNFHTLPSNLSKSHMQAVPEYSSHTLTLKREKSRLVGGMDPTCGKPVYVCEGELFHQLDADLARAQADGSISDGSSYVLMPNTTSTLRVKPKDDPTKYNISVEQMPQARLMHLSGPFAEPQAAFGIKSIPLDQVSVSYSERDSPIQNIHNMSSESHITHSSLENTFESMNSMMSKSETISTLSMSSLERQKSRYAELDFEKIMHTKKRHQNMFQDLNRKLHHAEKDRESPASDSKDKQQGPLERPWEGVRVIQQSPPAWVRKDLEPLAASPLELHSVEWEKAGTTIPLVGQDIIDLQTEV from the exons ATGGCGTGGTCAGCTCTTACCGGCCCCTGTGTGGCCCTCGTACTGCTTTTATTCGGTTTGATCTCCTGCACTCCCTCCGGGCCAGCATCCCCGACCTGTGCCACCCTGGAACAGAGTCGCTTCTTTGGTGTATTCTCCTCTACGTCTACACTGCACTCCACACCCTGCTCCTGGACCCTGCAGAACCCTGATCCTCGCCGCTACAACGTCTACATGAAAATCACCAAGCCAACCGACTCCTGTGTGCCCCGCCAGATCAAGACCTTCCAGTTCGACTCCTTCATCGAGACCTCTCGCACCTATCTGGGCATGGAGAGCTTCGACGAGGTTGTCAAGCTGTGCGACGCATCAACCACTGTCACCTACCTGGAGTCCAGCAAGCAGTTCTTGCAGATTCGCAAGGTGGCCTCAAGAAACGGCGTGGAGATGTTGGAGGAGCAGAATGATGTCAGTGAGTTCAAGGCTGAGTTTCTGGTCGTGGGGAAGAGGAACCCAAGTATGCCTGCCTGTCAGATGCTGTGCCAGTGGCTGGAGAAGTGCCTGTCAAGTAGTACCCATGATTATCCCTGTGGCATCATGAACACACCCTGCCAGTGCTGGGAGGCCCCAAAGAGGAAGCCAGGAAGCTGCTACAGAGGCGGTGTCTACGTTGAGAAATGCCTTCCCGTTCCCAGAGACAGTGCACGCGATGCTGAGATTATCA AGAGCTGGGCTGGTTGGGGCCGTTGGTCAGTTTGCAGCCAGGAATGCGATAGTGGAGTCCAGGTGCGCAGCCGAGCATGCCAGCCCGAGGAGGATGTGTGTCAGGGAATAGTTGAAGAAGGACGGGCCTGCAACCCTCAGCCCTGCATTG GCAAAGAGCGCAACAGGAGCCAGGGTCTGCGAGCCATCGTCGGTTTGAAGAGAGACAATGCTGATGATTCTAACCATGGAGTTGTTGCAACCCAAACAG TAGATGCTAAGACAGATGAGTGGTCCCCCTGGAGCACATGTTCAATCACCTGTGGAGAGGGATGGCAGAGCCGCACTCGCGTCTGTGCTACTTCTTCCTTCACCACCCAGTGCACCGGACCCCTGCGTGAGAACCGGCCCTGCAACAATACAGCCGTCTGCCCCG TTAATGGTGCTTGGGATGAGTGGACCCCCTGGAGTCTGTGCTCATCCACATGCGGCCGTGGTTATCGTGATCGTACCCGCACATGCAAGCAGCCCCAGAACGGAGGAGAGCCTTGCCGCGGCCCTACAAGACAAACTAAGTTCTGCAACATCGCTGTCTGCCCAG TGGACGGATCCTGGAATGAATGGTCTGGCTGGAGCTCATGCACTGCTTCTTGCTCCAACGGCACCATGCAGAAAATACGGGAGTGCAACGGGCCATCCTACGGGGGCTCCGAGTGTCACGGCAGCTGGAAAGAGTCAGTCAACTGCTTCCTGAAAGATTGCCCTG TTGATGGTCGTTGGCATGCGTGGAGCTCTTGGGGCAGCTGCAGCAAGACTTGCGGTGGAAGCGtccagcagagacagagagtctgTGAAGGGCCTTTCTTTGGTGGAGAGCCTTGCCCCGGTGAAAAGGGAGAACAGAAGCGTTGCAATGAGAAGAGATGCCCTG AGCCCCATGAGATCTGCCCTGAGCAGAACGCTGGAGATGTTGTGTGGAAGAAAACACCCGCTGGAGACATGGCTGCTGTTGCCTGCCCTGCTGATGCCTCAG GTCTGATTCTGCGCCGGTGCACCTTGGACGCTGTAGGTCTTGCCTCCTGGGAGAGCCCATCTCACATCAAGTGTGTCTCCAAGAACTATGAGAACATTCAGATGCTG TCAAGGGACTACAACTCCAAAGCGCAGATAGGGCAGAGTGTGGACGGGATCACTGAGGTGATTTCACGCCTGAGATTCTCCTCCGATGAGGGGGCCAAGTACAGCGGTGACCTGATGGCCGTCATGGAAGTCCTACAGAACACCACTGAACTGTACAAGGGAACCAGACTGAGGTTGAGCAACGCTGATGTCGAG AACTACGTCCAGACAATCAGCAACTTATTGAAGGAGGAACATCGCGACAAATGGGAAGAGGCACAGCTG ATGGGTGCCAACATTAAGGCATTCCTCCACCTTGTTGAGGACTCTGTGAACATGATCGGTATGCAAATGAGCGGCTTCCAGGACATTTACGAAGTCACCGAGAATTTAG TGATGAGCATCCACAAGCGCCCGACGAGCACAGCCGCAAATTTCACCTTCCCCGTAAAGGGCTGGAGGGGTATGCTGGACTGGGTCAGGACCTCTGAGGAGAAGATCTCAGTGTCCCGTGATGCTCTGTCCATTGAACAGACTG ATGGCAACGATGCTTTTGTGACCGGCATCGTCCTCTACAGAAACCTTGCCTCTATTCTGTCCTTTCAAAG TAACACCACACTCCTCAACTCCAAGGTGGTGACAGTGATCGTCAAGCCCACCCCGAATATTCTGTCCACCCCTGTTGAGATCGAGTTCTCCCACCTCCACAAT GGAACCATGAATGAGACATGCCTCTCCTGGGACGAGAGCGAAAC TTCCTCTCTGCTTGGGTCTTGGTCTACTCGGAGCTGCAGAGCGGTCCCCGTTCATTCATTCAGAACCAAATGCGTGTGTGACAGCGTCTCCACCTTCGCCATTTTAGCACACGTCAACTTCGACTCG ATCATGGACAAGGCACTGCTCCCGTCCGTGACTCTCATTGTTGGCTGTGGGGTCTCCTCTCTCACCCTGctgctcctcatcatcatctacGTCTCCGTGTGGAA GTATATCCGCTCCGAGCGCTCCGTTATCCTCATCAACTTCTGCCTCTCCATTATATGCTCCAATGCCCTGATTCTCATAGGACAAACTCAGGCTCGCAACAAG GTGGTGTGCACTCTCGTCGCTGCTCTCCTGcacttctttttcctctcctctttctgctgGGTGCTGACAGAAGCTTGGCAGTCCTACATGGCTGTCACCGGTCGTCTGCGCAACCGCATTATCCGCAAGCGCTTCTTGTGCTTAGGCTGGG gcCTTCCTGCACTGGTGGTGGCTGTGTCTGTGGGTTTCACTAAAGCTAAGGGATATGGCACTGTCAACTA CTGCTGGCTGTCTCTTGAGGGCGGACTTCTCTACTCCTTTGTTGGCCCTGCTGCAGCTGTTGTCTTG GTGAATATGGTCATTGGTATTCTGGTCTTCAACAAGCTGGTATCCAAGGACGGCATCACCGATGTGAAGCTGAAGGAGAGAGCCGG AGCATCACTGTGGAGCTCCTGCGTGGTTCTGCCCCTATTGGCCCTCACCTGGATGTCTGCCGTCCTGGCCATCACCGACCGTCGCTCTGCCCTTTTCCAGATCCTCTTTGCCGTCTTCGACTCTCTGGAAGGTTTCATCATCGTCATGGTTCACTGCATCCTGCGTAGAGAG GTTCAAGAAGCTGTAAAGTGCAGAGTAGTCGACCGCAAGGACGACGGCAATGGAGACTCTGGCAGTTCTCTTCACAATGGCCACACACAGCTTATG CAGTCTGATAACGAAAAGGATGGAGATTCAAACAGACAAG gaaTGATGAGCTCCTCTGAAGAGAAGATGCCTCCACCTCAGCTGCCTCTTCCCATGGGCTCCAACTTCCACACGCTGCCATCCAACCTCAGCAAGAGCCACATGCAGGCTGTTCCCGAATATTCCAGCCACACTCTCACgctgaagagagagaagagccgTCTGGTGGGAGGAATGGACCCAACGTGTGGGAAACCCGTGTACGTCTGCGAGGGGGAGCTTTTCCATCAGCTGGACGCCGATCTCGCCCGGGCTCAGGCCGACGGCAGCATCTCAGACGGCAGCAGTTACGTCCTCATGCCCAACACTACCTCCACCCTGAGGGTCAAGCCCAAGGATGACCCGACAAAATACAACATCAGCGTGGAGCAGATGCCACAGGCCAGACTCATGCACCTCAGCGGGCCCTTTGCAGAGCCCCAGGCTGCCTTCGGGATCAAGTCCATCCCCCTTGATCAGGTCAGCGTGTCCTACTCCGAGAGAGACTCGCCCATCCAGAACATCCACAACATGTCCAGTGAGTCTCACATCACCCACAGCAGCCTGGAGAACACCTTCGAGTCCATGAACTCCATGATGTCCAAGAGTGAGACCATCTCCACACTGTCCATGAGCTCCTTGGAG aGACAGAAATCCCGTTATGCTGAGTTGGACTTtgag AAAATAATGCACACAAAGAAACGCCACCAGAACATGTTCCAGGACCTAAACAGGAAGCTACATCATGCTGAGA
- the LOC115015807 gene encoding adhesion G protein-coupled receptor B1-like isoform X1 produces the protein MAWSALTGPCVALVLLLFGLISCTPSGPASPTCATLEQSRFFGVFSSTSTLHSTPCSWTLQNPDPRRYNVYMKITKPTDSCVPRQIKTFQFDSFIETSRTYLGMESFDEVVKLCDASTTVTYLESSKQFLQIRKVASRNGVEMLEEQNDVSEFKAEFLVVGKRNPSMPACQMLCQWLEKCLSSSTHDYPCGIMNTPCQCWEAPKRKPGSCYRGGVYVEKCLPVPRDSARDAEIIKSWAGWGRWSVCSQECDSGVQVRSRACQPEEDVCQGIVEEGRACNPQPCIGKERNRSQGLRAIVGLKRDNADDSNHGVVATQTVDAKTDEWSPWSTCSITCGEGWQSRTRVCATSSFTTQCTGPLRENRPCNNTAVCPVNGAWDEWTPWSLCSSTCGRGYRDRTRTCKQPQNGGEPCRGPTRQTKFCNIAVCPVDGSWNEWSGWSSCTASCSNGTMQKIRECNGPSYGGSECHGSWKESVNCFLKDCPVDGRWHAWSSWGSCSKTCGGSVQQRQRVCEGPFFGGEPCPGEKGEQKRCNEKRCPEPHEICPEQNAGDVVWKKTPAGDMAAVACPADASGLILRRCTLDAVGLASWESPSHIKCVSKNYENIQMLSRDYNSKAQIGQSVDGITEVISRLRFSSDEGAKYSGDLMAVMEVLQNTTELYKGTRLRLSNADVENYVQTISNLLKEEHRDKWEEAQLMGANIKAFLHLVEDSVNMIGMQMSGFQDIYEVTENLVMSIHKRPTSTAANFTFPVKGWRGMLDWVRTSEEKISVSRDALSIEQTDGNDAFVTGIVLYRNLASILSFQSNTTLLNSKVVTVIVKPTPNILSTPVEIEFSHLHNGTMNETCLSWDESETSSLLGSWSTRSCRAVPVHSFRTKCVCDSVSTFAILAHVNFDSIMDKALLPSVTLIVGCGVSSLTLLLLIIIYVSVWKYIRSERSVILINFCLSIICSNALILIGQTQARNKVVCTLVAALLHFFFLSSFCWVLTEAWQSYMAVTGRLRNRIIRKRFLCLGWGLPALVVAVSVGFTKAKGYGTVNYCWLSLEGGLLYSFVGPAAAVVLVNMVIGILVFNKLVSKDGITDVKLKERAGASLWSSCVVLPLLALTWMSAVLAITDRRSALFQILFAVFDSLEGFIIVMVHCILRREVQEAVKCRVVDRKDDGNGDSGSSLHNGHTQLMQSDNEKDGDSNRQGMMSSSEEKMPPPQLPLPMGSNFHTLPSNLSKSHMQAVPEYSSHTLTLKREKSRLVGGMDPTCGKPVYVCEGELFHQLDADLARAQADGSISDGSSYVLMPNTTSTLRVKPKDDPTKYNISVEQMPQARLMHLSGPFAEPQAAFGIKSIPLDQVSVSYSERDSPIQNIHNMSSESHITHSSLENTFESMNSMMSKSETISTLSMSSLERQKSRYAELDFEKIMHTKKRHQNMFQDLNRKLHHAEKDRESPASDSKSVRWSVSSGGSDKTNHSDKQQGPLERPWEGVRVIQQSPPAWVRKDLEPLAASPLELHSVEWEKAGTTIPLVGQDIIDLQTEV, from the exons ATGGCGTGGTCAGCTCTTACCGGCCCCTGTGTGGCCCTCGTACTGCTTTTATTCGGTTTGATCTCCTGCACTCCCTCCGGGCCAGCATCCCCGACCTGTGCCACCCTGGAACAGAGTCGCTTCTTTGGTGTATTCTCCTCTACGTCTACACTGCACTCCACACCCTGCTCCTGGACCCTGCAGAACCCTGATCCTCGCCGCTACAACGTCTACATGAAAATCACCAAGCCAACCGACTCCTGTGTGCCCCGCCAGATCAAGACCTTCCAGTTCGACTCCTTCATCGAGACCTCTCGCACCTATCTGGGCATGGAGAGCTTCGACGAGGTTGTCAAGCTGTGCGACGCATCAACCACTGTCACCTACCTGGAGTCCAGCAAGCAGTTCTTGCAGATTCGCAAGGTGGCCTCAAGAAACGGCGTGGAGATGTTGGAGGAGCAGAATGATGTCAGTGAGTTCAAGGCTGAGTTTCTGGTCGTGGGGAAGAGGAACCCAAGTATGCCTGCCTGTCAGATGCTGTGCCAGTGGCTGGAGAAGTGCCTGTCAAGTAGTACCCATGATTATCCCTGTGGCATCATGAACACACCCTGCCAGTGCTGGGAGGCCCCAAAGAGGAAGCCAGGAAGCTGCTACAGAGGCGGTGTCTACGTTGAGAAATGCCTTCCCGTTCCCAGAGACAGTGCACGCGATGCTGAGATTATCA AGAGCTGGGCTGGTTGGGGCCGTTGGTCAGTTTGCAGCCAGGAATGCGATAGTGGAGTCCAGGTGCGCAGCCGAGCATGCCAGCCCGAGGAGGATGTGTGTCAGGGAATAGTTGAAGAAGGACGGGCCTGCAACCCTCAGCCCTGCATTG GCAAAGAGCGCAACAGGAGCCAGGGTCTGCGAGCCATCGTCGGTTTGAAGAGAGACAATGCTGATGATTCTAACCATGGAGTTGTTGCAACCCAAACAG TAGATGCTAAGACAGATGAGTGGTCCCCCTGGAGCACATGTTCAATCACCTGTGGAGAGGGATGGCAGAGCCGCACTCGCGTCTGTGCTACTTCTTCCTTCACCACCCAGTGCACCGGACCCCTGCGTGAGAACCGGCCCTGCAACAATACAGCCGTCTGCCCCG TTAATGGTGCTTGGGATGAGTGGACCCCCTGGAGTCTGTGCTCATCCACATGCGGCCGTGGTTATCGTGATCGTACCCGCACATGCAAGCAGCCCCAGAACGGAGGAGAGCCTTGCCGCGGCCCTACAAGACAAACTAAGTTCTGCAACATCGCTGTCTGCCCAG TGGACGGATCCTGGAATGAATGGTCTGGCTGGAGCTCATGCACTGCTTCTTGCTCCAACGGCACCATGCAGAAAATACGGGAGTGCAACGGGCCATCCTACGGGGGCTCCGAGTGTCACGGCAGCTGGAAAGAGTCAGTCAACTGCTTCCTGAAAGATTGCCCTG TTGATGGTCGTTGGCATGCGTGGAGCTCTTGGGGCAGCTGCAGCAAGACTTGCGGTGGAAGCGtccagcagagacagagagtctgTGAAGGGCCTTTCTTTGGTGGAGAGCCTTGCCCCGGTGAAAAGGGAGAACAGAAGCGTTGCAATGAGAAGAGATGCCCTG AGCCCCATGAGATCTGCCCTGAGCAGAACGCTGGAGATGTTGTGTGGAAGAAAACACCCGCTGGAGACATGGCTGCTGTTGCCTGCCCTGCTGATGCCTCAG GTCTGATTCTGCGCCGGTGCACCTTGGACGCTGTAGGTCTTGCCTCCTGGGAGAGCCCATCTCACATCAAGTGTGTCTCCAAGAACTATGAGAACATTCAGATGCTG TCAAGGGACTACAACTCCAAAGCGCAGATAGGGCAGAGTGTGGACGGGATCACTGAGGTGATTTCACGCCTGAGATTCTCCTCCGATGAGGGGGCCAAGTACAGCGGTGACCTGATGGCCGTCATGGAAGTCCTACAGAACACCACTGAACTGTACAAGGGAACCAGACTGAGGTTGAGCAACGCTGATGTCGAG AACTACGTCCAGACAATCAGCAACTTATTGAAGGAGGAACATCGCGACAAATGGGAAGAGGCACAGCTG ATGGGTGCCAACATTAAGGCATTCCTCCACCTTGTTGAGGACTCTGTGAACATGATCGGTATGCAAATGAGCGGCTTCCAGGACATTTACGAAGTCACCGAGAATTTAG TGATGAGCATCCACAAGCGCCCGACGAGCACAGCCGCAAATTTCACCTTCCCCGTAAAGGGCTGGAGGGGTATGCTGGACTGGGTCAGGACCTCTGAGGAGAAGATCTCAGTGTCCCGTGATGCTCTGTCCATTGAACAGACTG ATGGCAACGATGCTTTTGTGACCGGCATCGTCCTCTACAGAAACCTTGCCTCTATTCTGTCCTTTCAAAG TAACACCACACTCCTCAACTCCAAGGTGGTGACAGTGATCGTCAAGCCCACCCCGAATATTCTGTCCACCCCTGTTGAGATCGAGTTCTCCCACCTCCACAAT GGAACCATGAATGAGACATGCCTCTCCTGGGACGAGAGCGAAAC TTCCTCTCTGCTTGGGTCTTGGTCTACTCGGAGCTGCAGAGCGGTCCCCGTTCATTCATTCAGAACCAAATGCGTGTGTGACAGCGTCTCCACCTTCGCCATTTTAGCACACGTCAACTTCGACTCG ATCATGGACAAGGCACTGCTCCCGTCCGTGACTCTCATTGTTGGCTGTGGGGTCTCCTCTCTCACCCTGctgctcctcatcatcatctacGTCTCCGTGTGGAA GTATATCCGCTCCGAGCGCTCCGTTATCCTCATCAACTTCTGCCTCTCCATTATATGCTCCAATGCCCTGATTCTCATAGGACAAACTCAGGCTCGCAACAAG GTGGTGTGCACTCTCGTCGCTGCTCTCCTGcacttctttttcctctcctctttctgctgGGTGCTGACAGAAGCTTGGCAGTCCTACATGGCTGTCACCGGTCGTCTGCGCAACCGCATTATCCGCAAGCGCTTCTTGTGCTTAGGCTGGG gcCTTCCTGCACTGGTGGTGGCTGTGTCTGTGGGTTTCACTAAAGCTAAGGGATATGGCACTGTCAACTA CTGCTGGCTGTCTCTTGAGGGCGGACTTCTCTACTCCTTTGTTGGCCCTGCTGCAGCTGTTGTCTTG GTGAATATGGTCATTGGTATTCTGGTCTTCAACAAGCTGGTATCCAAGGACGGCATCACCGATGTGAAGCTGAAGGAGAGAGCCGG AGCATCACTGTGGAGCTCCTGCGTGGTTCTGCCCCTATTGGCCCTCACCTGGATGTCTGCCGTCCTGGCCATCACCGACCGTCGCTCTGCCCTTTTCCAGATCCTCTTTGCCGTCTTCGACTCTCTGGAAGGTTTCATCATCGTCATGGTTCACTGCATCCTGCGTAGAGAG GTTCAAGAAGCTGTAAAGTGCAGAGTAGTCGACCGCAAGGACGACGGCAATGGAGACTCTGGCAGTTCTCTTCACAATGGCCACACACAGCTTATG CAGTCTGATAACGAAAAGGATGGAGATTCAAACAGACAAG gaaTGATGAGCTCCTCTGAAGAGAAGATGCCTCCACCTCAGCTGCCTCTTCCCATGGGCTCCAACTTCCACACGCTGCCATCCAACCTCAGCAAGAGCCACATGCAGGCTGTTCCCGAATATTCCAGCCACACTCTCACgctgaagagagagaagagccgTCTGGTGGGAGGAATGGACCCAACGTGTGGGAAACCCGTGTACGTCTGCGAGGGGGAGCTTTTCCATCAGCTGGACGCCGATCTCGCCCGGGCTCAGGCCGACGGCAGCATCTCAGACGGCAGCAGTTACGTCCTCATGCCCAACACTACCTCCACCCTGAGGGTCAAGCCCAAGGATGACCCGACAAAATACAACATCAGCGTGGAGCAGATGCCACAGGCCAGACTCATGCACCTCAGCGGGCCCTTTGCAGAGCCCCAGGCTGCCTTCGGGATCAAGTCCATCCCCCTTGATCAGGTCAGCGTGTCCTACTCCGAGAGAGACTCGCCCATCCAGAACATCCACAACATGTCCAGTGAGTCTCACATCACCCACAGCAGCCTGGAGAACACCTTCGAGTCCATGAACTCCATGATGTCCAAGAGTGAGACCATCTCCACACTGTCCATGAGCTCCTTGGAG aGACAGAAATCCCGTTATGCTGAGTTGGACTTtgag AAAATAATGCACACAAAGAAACGCCACCAGAACATGTTCCAGGACCTAAACAGGAAGCTACATCATGCTGAGA